A DNA window from Pogona vitticeps strain Pit_001003342236 chromosome 2, PviZW2.1, whole genome shotgun sequence contains the following coding sequences:
- the LOC140701289 gene encoding uncharacterized protein LOC140701289 — protein sequence MEGKVYQSMEHGNSVTRNNNTISCEKHIKEEEEPYTLMECGKTFSHSSHLSSHQKTHTGKKPHKCMECGKILSNSTALSRHRRIHTGEKPYECMECGKCFNQNSALSRHQRTHTGEKPYNCTVCGKSFGHNQSLSSHQRTHTGEKPYKCMECGKTFSHSSYLSTHQRTHTGEKPYACIECGKNFSHSQSLHSHQRTHTEEKPFTCTKSGKNFSHSQSLNSHLRTHAGEKPYECMECGKNFSRGSHLSSHLKTHTGEKPYLCMECGKSFSHRSALSSHLKTHTGEKPYKCMECGKSFSHSTHFTSHLRTHTGEKPYKCMECGKGFSHSSHFSTHQRIHTGEKPYMCMECGKSFSDRSAFRSHQRTHTGEKPYMCMECGKSFSDRRALSSHQRTHTGEKPYQCLVCGKSFSHSSHLSTHQRIHTGEKPYKCLECGKSFSQSNYLSSHQRAHTGEKPFMCMECGKSFSDHSALSSHQRTHTGEKPYKCMECGKRFSHSSHLSSHLRTHTGEKPYKCMACGKSFSHSSHLSSHQRTHTGEKPYKCVECGKSFSQSSNLSKHQRTHIWENLHKFMECEMSFS from the coding sequence ATGGAGGGGAAAGTGTACCAGAGTATGGAGCATGGAAATAGTGTAACTAGGAATAATAATACAATTTCATGTGAAAAAcacattaaagaagaagaagaaccataTACActcatggaatgtggaaagaccttcagtcacagcagtcaccttagttcacatcaaaaaactcacactgggaagaaaccacataaatgcatggaatgtggaaagatcttAAGCAACAGTACTGCCCTAAGTAGACATagaagaattcacacaggagagaaaccatatgaatgcatggaatgtggaaaatgcttcaACCAAAACAGTGCCCtaagtagacatcaaagaacacacactggggagaaaccatataattgCACggtatgtggaaagagttttGGTCACAACCAGagccttagttcacatcaaagaacacacacaggggagaaaccatataaatgcatggaatgtggaaagaccttcagtcacagcagttacCTTagtacacatcaaagaactcacactggggagaaaccatatgcttgcatagaatgtggaaagaacttcagtcacaGTCAGAGCCttcattcacatcaaagaactcacactgagGAGAAACCATTTACATGCACAAAAtctggaaagaacttcagtcacaGCCAGAGCCTTAATTCACATCTCAGAACTCAcgctggggagaaaccatatgaatgcatggaatgtggaaagaacttcagccGAGGTAGTCATCTTAGTTCACATctaaaaactcacactggggagaaaccgtatctctgtatggaatgtggaaagagcttcagtcaccgTAGTGCTCTTAGTTCACATctaaaaactcacactggggagaaaccatataaatgtatggaatgtggaaagagctttagtcacagcaCTCACTTTACTTCACATTTAAGAactcacacgggagagaaaccgtataaatgcatggaatgtggaaaaggctTTAGTCACAGCAGTCATTTTAgtacacatcaaagaattcacacaggggagaaaccatatatgtgtatggaatgtggaaagagcttcagtgaccgTAGTGCttttaggtcacatcaaagaactcacacgggggagaaaccatatatgtgtatggaatgtggaaagagcttcagtgaccgTAGAgcccttagttcacatcaaagaacacacactggagagaaaccatatcagTGCCTGgtatgtgggaagagcttcagtcacagcagtcatCTTAgtacacatcaaagaattcacactggggagaaaccctataaatgcttggaatgtgggaagagcttcagtcaaagcaattaccttagttcacatcaaagagcTCACACTGGCGAGAAACCGTTTatgtgtatggaatgtggaaagagcttcagtgatcATAGTGcacttagttcacatcaaagaactcacactggggagaaaccctataaatgcatggaatgtggaaagagattcagTCATAGCAGTCACCTTAGTTCACATCTAAGAAcacatactggggagaaaccctataaatgcatggcatgtggaaagagtttcagtcacagcagtcaccttagttcacatcaacgaacccacactggggagaaaccatataaatgtgtggaatgcggaaagagcttcagtcagagcagtaacctcagtaaacatcaaagaactcacatttGGGAGAACCTACATAAGTTCATGGAATGTGAAATGAGCTTCAGCTGA